Proteins from a genomic interval of Micromonospora sp. NBC_00389:
- a CDS encoding MSMEG_4193 family putative phosphomutase encodes MVPVATLLLLRHGRTTANADGGLAGRQPVELDETGRAQAAAVGERLRPVPLAAVVTSPLIRCRQTLELALPEAVPVVEEGLIECGYGAWEGQPLKKLAKEALWPVVQQHPSAAVFPEGEAMAAMAARAVAAVRTWDARVTAEHGPEAIWLACSHGDVIKAIVADALGVHLDLFQRIVADPASVTAIRYTPLRPFLVRLNDTGGDLAGLVPPPSKRRRRAARAAGAAESDAPVGGGAGAGR; translated from the coding sequence GTGGTCCCCGTGGCGACCCTTCTGCTTCTGCGACACGGCCGGACGACCGCGAACGCGGACGGCGGCCTGGCCGGCCGCCAGCCGGTCGAGTTGGACGAGACGGGCCGGGCCCAGGCGGCCGCGGTCGGCGAGCGGCTGCGGCCGGTGCCGCTCGCGGCCGTGGTGACCAGCCCGCTCATCCGGTGCCGGCAGACCCTGGAGCTGGCGCTGCCCGAGGCGGTCCCGGTGGTGGAGGAGGGGCTGATCGAGTGCGGCTACGGAGCCTGGGAGGGCCAGCCACTGAAGAAGCTGGCCAAGGAGGCGCTCTGGCCGGTCGTCCAGCAGCACCCGAGCGCCGCGGTCTTCCCGGAGGGGGAGGCGATGGCGGCGATGGCGGCACGGGCGGTCGCGGCGGTGCGGACCTGGGACGCCCGGGTCACGGCCGAGCACGGTCCGGAGGCAATCTGGTTGGCCTGCAGCCACGGCGACGTGATCAAGGCGATCGTGGCCGACGCGCTCGGCGTACACCTGGATCTTTTTCAGCGGATCGTGGCCGACCCGGCGTCGGTGACGGCGATCCGGTACACCCCGCTGCGGCCGTTCCTGGTGCGGCTCAACGACACCGGGGGCGACCTGGCCGGGTTGGTGCCGCCGCCGAGCAAGCGGCGCCGCCGGGCGGCGCGGGCGGCCGGCGCGGCCGAATCCGACGCGCCGGTCGGCGGCGGCGCGGGGGCGGGCCGGTGA
- a CDS encoding undecaprenyl-diphosphate phosphatase, translated as MTWVEAIVLGIVQGLTEFLPVSSSGHLRITSAIFFDRDAGASFTAVTQLGTEAAVLIYFAKDIWRITRTWLVGIRDKSVRSSLDYRMGWYVIVGSIPIGLLGFLFKDQIKTAGRNLWVVATTLIVFAFVLAFAEYWGRQTRTLENFRLKDGVVMGFAQAMALIPGVSRSGGTLTAGLLLNLTREAAARYSFLLAIPAVVMSGVFSLGDVFEPSAPGTSAPSVAQMIVATVIAFGIGYAAIAWLLRYVAHHTLYVFVLYRVALGTLVLALLMTGTISAT; from the coding sequence GTGACCTGGGTCGAGGCCATCGTCCTGGGCATCGTCCAGGGCCTGACGGAGTTCCTTCCGGTCAGCTCGTCGGGGCATCTGCGGATCACCTCGGCGATCTTCTTCGACCGCGACGCCGGGGCGTCGTTCACCGCGGTCACCCAGCTCGGCACCGAGGCGGCCGTGCTGATCTACTTCGCCAAGGACATCTGGCGGATCACCCGGACCTGGCTGGTCGGCATCAGGGACAAGTCGGTCCGTTCCAGCCTCGACTACCGGATGGGCTGGTACGTCATCGTCGGCTCGATCCCGATCGGGCTTCTCGGCTTCCTGTTCAAGGACCAGATCAAGACGGCCGGGCGCAACCTGTGGGTGGTGGCGACCACGCTGATCGTGTTCGCGTTCGTGCTGGCGTTCGCCGAGTACTGGGGACGGCAGACCCGCACCCTGGAGAACTTCCGGCTCAAGGACGGCGTGGTGATGGGCTTCGCCCAGGCCATGGCGCTGATCCCCGGGGTGTCCCGCTCCGGGGGCACGCTCACCGCCGGGTTGCTGCTCAACCTGACCCGGGAGGCGGCGGCGCGGTACTCGTTCCTGCTGGCCATCCCGGCGGTGGTGATGTCCGGCGTGTTCAGCCTCGGGGACGTCTTCGAGCCGTCCGCCCCGGGCACGTCCGCGCCCTCCGTCGCTCAGATGATCGTGGCGACGGTGATCGCGTTCGGCATCGGCTACGCGGCCATCGCCTGGCTGCTGCGCTACGTCGCCCACCACACCCTGTACGTCTTCGTGCTGTACCGGGTCGCGCTGGGCACTCTGGTGCTCGCGTTGCTGATGACGGGCACCATCAGCGCCACCTGA
- a CDS encoding LLM class F420-dependent oxidoreductase, which translates to MRLGLSLGYQTAWSTPADHLALAQEADRLGYSVVWAAEAYGSDSPSMLAWMAGQTERIDVGAAVMQIPARTPAATAMTAATIDALSGGRFRLGLGVSGPQVSEGWHGVRFAKPLARTREFVDIVKLAIARKEVAYDGEHYTLPLPDGPGKALRLGFHPPREHIPIYLAAVGPKNLELAGEIADGWLAVFYAPEFADEQLASVSAGRAKVGKELAGFDVVPSVPVVVGDDVASCAELVRWYAALYVGGMGSRQQNFYNQLATRMGYGDAAREVQDLYLAKRQRDAAAAVPMEFIDRTSLLGPKERIAERMREYAAAGVTTLSVTLFVADRDSGVQTLRTVAEALDLSGVGE; encoded by the coding sequence TTGCGACTCGGGCTCAGCCTCGGCTACCAGACGGCGTGGAGCACGCCAGCAGACCACCTGGCGCTAGCCCAGGAAGCGGACCGGCTCGGCTACTCGGTGGTGTGGGCGGCGGAGGCCTACGGCTCCGACTCGCCCAGCATGCTCGCCTGGATGGCCGGCCAGACCGAACGGATCGACGTGGGCGCCGCGGTGATGCAGATCCCCGCTCGTACGCCGGCGGCCACCGCGATGACGGCGGCCACCATCGACGCGCTCTCCGGCGGCCGGTTCCGGCTCGGCCTGGGTGTCTCCGGCCCGCAGGTCTCCGAGGGCTGGCACGGTGTGCGCTTCGCCAAGCCCCTCGCCCGGACCCGGGAGTTCGTGGACATCGTCAAGCTGGCCATCGCCCGCAAGGAGGTGGCGTACGACGGCGAGCACTACACACTGCCGCTGCCGGACGGCCCCGGCAAGGCGCTGCGGCTGGGCTTCCACCCGCCCCGCGAGCACATCCCGATCTACCTGGCCGCGGTCGGCCCGAAGAACCTGGAGCTGGCCGGCGAGATCGCCGACGGCTGGCTGGCCGTGTTCTACGCGCCCGAGTTCGCTGATGAGCAGCTCGCCTCGGTCAGCGCCGGGCGGGCCAAGGTCGGCAAGGAGCTGGCCGGCTTCGACGTGGTGCCCTCGGTGCCGGTGGTCGTGGGCGACGACGTGGCGTCGTGCGCCGAGCTGGTCCGCTGGTACGCCGCGCTGTACGTCGGCGGGATGGGCAGCCGGCAGCAGAACTTCTACAACCAGCTCGCCACCCGGATGGGCTACGGCGACGCCGCCCGCGAGGTGCAGGACCTGTACCTGGCCAAGCGGCAGCGCGACGCGGCCGCGGCGGTGCCGATGGAGTTCATCGACCGCACCTCGCTGCTCGGCCCGAAGGAGCGCATCGCCGAGCGGATGCGGGAGTACGCCGCCGCGGGCGTCACCACCCTGTCGGTGACCCTGTTCGTGGCCGACCGGGACAGCGGCGTGCAGACGCTGCGTACCGTCGCCGAGGCGCTCGACCTCTCGGGAGTCGGCGAGTGA
- a CDS encoding aldo/keto reductase, with protein MQQRPLGRSGLAVSRLALGTMTWGRDTDADDAAAQLKSYLDAGGNLIDTADVYGDGDAESVIGSLLGTLVSRDDLLIATKAGLRPGSGRRRDGSRGHLLRTLDASLRRLGTDHVDLFQVHGYDPDTPLEETLAALDHAVASGKVRYVGVSNFSGWQTARAAAWQTAWPGRTPVVAAQVEYSLLERGVEREVLPACDALGLGVLPWSPLGRGVLTGKYRHGRPADSRAASPHFERFVATYLEPRCSSIVEAVATAAGGLGVSPLEVALAWIRDRPGVTAPILGARTVGQLLGALQVERITLPEEITTALDDVSSVPIGYPERDS; from the coding sequence ATGCAACAGCGACCGCTCGGCCGAAGCGGGCTGGCGGTTTCCCGGCTCGCGCTCGGCACCATGACCTGGGGCCGGGACACCGACGCCGACGATGCGGCCGCCCAGCTGAAGAGTTACCTGGACGCGGGCGGCAACCTGATCGACACCGCCGACGTGTACGGCGACGGGGACGCCGAGTCGGTGATCGGCTCGCTGCTGGGCACCCTCGTCTCCCGCGATGACCTGCTGATCGCCACGAAGGCCGGGTTGCGCCCGGGCAGTGGCCGGCGCCGCGACGGCTCCCGAGGGCATCTGCTGCGCACCCTGGACGCGTCGCTGCGCCGGCTCGGCACCGACCACGTCGACCTGTTCCAGGTGCACGGGTACGACCCGGACACCCCACTGGAGGAGACCCTGGCGGCGCTGGACCACGCGGTGGCCAGCGGCAAGGTCCGCTACGTCGGCGTGTCGAACTTCTCCGGCTGGCAGACCGCGCGGGCCGCCGCCTGGCAGACCGCCTGGCCGGGCCGGACGCCGGTGGTCGCCGCCCAGGTGGAGTACTCGCTGCTGGAGCGGGGCGTGGAGCGGGAGGTGCTGCCCGCGTGCGACGCGCTCGGCCTCGGCGTGCTGCCCTGGTCGCCGCTGGGTCGGGGGGTGCTCACCGGCAAGTACCGGCACGGGCGTCCGGCCGACTCCCGGGCCGCCTCGCCGCACTTCGAGCGGTTCGTCGCGACGTATCTGGAGCCCCGCTGCTCCAGCATCGTCGAGGCGGTGGCCACCGCGGCCGGCGGGCTGGGCGTGTCGCCGCTGGAGGTGGCGCTGGCCTGGATCCGCGACCGGCCGGGGGTGACCGCGCCGATCCTCGGCGCCCGGACCGTCGGGCAGTTGCTCGGTGCGCTCCAGGTGGAGCGGATCACGCTGCCTGAGGAGATCACCACCGCGCTGGACGACGTCTCGTCGGTGCCGATCGGCTACCCCGAGCGCGACAGCTGA
- a CDS encoding WXG100 family type VII secretion target — MSGPAGSAVQLWNGLDSALSGVQDAVNSVCRTLAWPLIQIVDMVDGEPAVLRAKAAEWDALGAQVRDLAQGHRGAREAAQAGWRSPAGEAYGQRMAEVEQQLLDVAEQFTATAEYLRGVADGLQTVHDVLVDLCVEFVNWLLVTLVTALLMAPVTMGASWAAGVGVAVTRGLIVATRMLKVIRPLAAHLQKVIRLLQRVLLYLRKLRAHLDKLVDMQKKLRTGQKYADKRRAAGKADKWHHKFLDPTKGTYKLGKSGSPFDMGALERAGALRAHGAADGARVIARDWATNLPWNVPNSIVHGVTWGSVAFTTGLSVPGSDQVGDQIDQAVQGGADWIDQNVFGQPPAGR, encoded by the coding sequence ATGAGCGGGCCGGCCGGCAGCGCCGTCCAGCTGTGGAACGGCCTGGACAGCGCACTCTCCGGGGTGCAGGACGCGGTCAACAGCGTCTGCCGGACCCTCGCCTGGCCGCTCATCCAGATCGTCGACATGGTCGACGGCGAGCCCGCCGTCCTGCGCGCGAAAGCCGCCGAGTGGGACGCGCTGGGCGCGCAGGTCCGCGACCTGGCGCAGGGGCACCGCGGCGCCCGCGAGGCCGCCCAGGCCGGGTGGCGCTCGCCCGCCGGTGAGGCGTACGGCCAACGAATGGCCGAGGTCGAACAGCAACTGCTCGACGTCGCCGAGCAGTTCACCGCGACCGCCGAGTACCTGCGCGGCGTCGCCGACGGCCTGCAGACCGTGCACGACGTGCTCGTCGATCTCTGCGTCGAGTTCGTGAACTGGCTCCTGGTGACGCTCGTGACGGCGTTGCTGATGGCGCCGGTGACCATGGGGGCGTCCTGGGCGGCCGGCGTGGGCGTGGCCGTGACCAGGGGCCTCATCGTGGCCACCCGGATGCTGAAGGTCATCCGGCCGCTGGCGGCGCACCTGCAGAAGGTCATCCGCCTGCTCCAGCGGGTCCTGCTGTACCTGCGCAAGCTGCGCGCCCACCTCGACAAGCTGGTCGACATGCAGAAGAAACTGCGCACCGGCCAGAAGTACGCCGACAAGCGGCGCGCCGCCGGCAAGGCCGACAAGTGGCACCACAAGTTCCTCGATCCGACGAAGGGCACCTACAAGCTGGGCAAGTCCGGTTCGCCGTTCGACATGGGCGCCCTCGAACGGGCCGGCGCGCTGCGGGCGCACGGCGCCGCCGACGGCGCCCGGGTCATCGCCCGGGACTGGGCGACCAACCTGCCGTGGAATGTGCCGAACTCGATCGTGCACGGCGTCACGTGGGGGTCGGTCGCGTTCACCACCGGGCTCTCCGTTCCCGGCAGCGACCAGGTCGGCGACCAGATCGACCAGGCGGTGCAGGGCGGCGCCGACTGGATTGACCAGAATGTCTTCGGGCAGCCGCCCGCTGGCCGTTAG
- a CDS encoding YbaB/EbfC family nucleoid-associated protein, with the protein MADPMSAFDALAGRIADVERRFAGLRDDLADLSGTATDESGLVSATVDATGALTGLTVAPAALRAGTEGLAELVLDAYRQARTAATENVEEHTEGLDVALGAGLTDLFGKPGDFSALGRLEEAVSRLGRLDDRLPGSPA; encoded by the coding sequence ATGGCTGACCCGATGTCCGCGTTCGACGCGCTCGCCGGGCGGATCGCCGACGTCGAACGCCGGTTCGCGGGGCTCCGCGACGACCTGGCCGACCTGTCCGGCACCGCGACCGACGAGAGCGGGCTGGTCTCGGCGACCGTCGACGCCACCGGTGCGCTGACCGGCCTCACCGTCGCGCCCGCCGCCCTGCGCGCCGGCACCGAGGGGTTGGCGGAGCTGGTGCTCGACGCGTACCGGCAGGCCCGCACGGCGGCCACCGAGAACGTCGAAGAGCACACCGAGGGGTTGGACGTCGCGCTCGGCGCGGGCCTGACCGATCTGTTCGGCAAGCCCGGCGACTTCTCGGCGCTGGGCCGTCTGGAGGAGGCCGTCAGCCGGCTGGGGCGGCTGGACGACCGCCTGCCGGGCTCACCGGCGTGA
- a CDS encoding SseB family protein, whose amino-acid sequence MTSPTWPEIVARLRDTVARCSRDTDLELSAGSRRIRLLVRRDVVRVVCPGYDEARLAALGWHRPTGDGDWWYEGPRAAEHLKPLSVFVARTAAEVLTDRPGALSCRPVRPATGPTPAARSAPPATHPPAPALPATAPAPAEAEPAVVALLAAAADRRDLSGYLGVLAGATVCVPLAGEPAADADFPWTVVGDATRAALLPVFTSPRALAAFAGDGVPFVALPCAELLEDWPDPSWGLAVDPGRARTVALAAPALAALLTANAPPG is encoded by the coding sequence GTGACCTCGCCGACCTGGCCGGAGATCGTCGCGCGGCTGCGGGACACGGTCGCCCGCTGCAGCCGCGACACCGACCTGGAGCTCTCCGCCGGTTCGCGGAGGATCAGGCTGCTGGTGCGCCGCGACGTCGTGCGGGTGGTCTGCCCGGGCTACGACGAGGCACGCCTGGCCGCGCTCGGCTGGCACCGCCCGACCGGCGACGGGGACTGGTGGTACGAGGGGCCGCGCGCCGCGGAGCACCTGAAGCCGCTCAGCGTGTTCGTGGCCCGGACCGCCGCCGAGGTGCTGACCGACAGGCCGGGAGCGCTCTCCTGCCGGCCTGTGCGACCGGCCACCGGCCCCACACCGGCGGCGCGGTCGGCCCCGCCGGCCACCCACCCGCCGGCACCCGCCCTGCCGGCCACCGCCCCGGCACCCGCCGAGGCGGAGCCCGCGGTGGTGGCGCTGCTCGCAGCGGCCGCCGACCGGCGCGACCTTTCCGGATACCTCGGAGTGCTGGCCGGCGCCACGGTGTGCGTCCCGCTCGCCGGGGAACCGGCGGCGGACGCCGACTTCCCGTGGACGGTGGTCGGCGACGCGACCAGGGCGGCGCTGCTGCCGGTCTTCACCTCCCCCCGGGCCCTCGCCGCGTTCGCCGGGGACGGCGTGCCGTTCGTCGCACTGCCCTGCGCCGAGCTGCTCGAGGATTGGCCGGACCCGTCGTGGGGGCTGGCGGTCGACCCGGGCAGGGCCCGGACGGTCGCCCTGGCCGCGCCGGCGCTGGCGGCCCTGCTCACGGCGAACGCCCCGCCCGGCTAG
- a CDS encoding DUF5703 family protein, protein MDYEYAPLRLPPNVDRLTAAAQLAIQAEFSGWELARVRLFRDGTRQVVLRRRRVNHPQPGLSY, encoded by the coding sequence ATGGACTACGAATACGCGCCGCTCCGGTTGCCGCCGAACGTCGACCGGTTGACCGCCGCGGCGCAGCTGGCGATCCAGGCGGAGTTCTCCGGATGGGAGTTGGCCCGGGTGCGGTTGTTCCGGGACGGCACCCGGCAGGTGGTGCTACGCCGGCGGAGGGTCAACCACCCGCAGCCGGGTCTGTCGTACTGA
- a CDS encoding M20/M25/M40 family metallo-hydrolase, giving the protein MTSDSPRPDPTAEVVDLCRDLLRIDTTNTGDNDTSVGERRAAEYVAEKLAEVGVESVLHESAPGRANVVARILGTDPSRGALLVHGHLDVVPADADEWSVHPFSGELRDGYLWGRGAIDMKDFDAMVLAVVRHWQRTGVRPTRDIVLAYTADEEAGSDYGARFLVDNHRGLFDGCTEAIGEVGGFSYSVDESQRLYLIETAEKGIDWLRLHAKGRPGHGSMMHDDNAVTALAEAVARIGRHRFPVVVTDTVRAFLEEVSDVLGVELDPEDPEAAIAKLGPIANIIGATIRNTANPTRLNAGYKDNVIPGRATATIDCRSLPGQSELLERQLRELVGPDIAIEYVQRQPALETTFDGDLVEAMSAALRAEDPGARPVPYMLSGGTDAKAFSQLGIRCFGFAPLRLPADLNFSALFHGIDERVPVDGLQFGVRVLDRFLRTC; this is encoded by the coding sequence ATGACGAGCGACTCCCCCCGACCGGACCCCACCGCCGAGGTCGTGGACCTCTGCCGCGACCTGCTGCGCATCGACACCACCAACACCGGGGACAACGACACCAGCGTCGGCGAGCGCCGCGCGGCCGAGTACGTGGCGGAGAAGCTCGCCGAGGTTGGCGTGGAGTCCGTGCTGCACGAGTCCGCTCCGGGCCGGGCGAACGTGGTGGCCCGCATCCTCGGCACCGACCCGAGCCGGGGAGCGCTGCTGGTGCACGGGCACCTGGACGTGGTGCCCGCCGACGCCGACGAGTGGTCGGTGCACCCGTTCTCCGGCGAGCTGCGCGACGGCTACCTGTGGGGCCGGGGCGCGATCGACATGAAGGACTTCGACGCGATGGTGCTCGCGGTGGTGCGGCACTGGCAGCGCACCGGCGTCCGGCCCACGCGCGACATCGTGCTGGCGTACACGGCCGACGAGGAGGCGGGCAGCGACTACGGCGCACGCTTCCTGGTGGATAACCACCGTGGCCTCTTCGACGGCTGCACCGAGGCGATCGGCGAGGTCGGCGGCTTCTCCTACTCGGTCGACGAAAGCCAGCGGCTCTACCTCATCGAGACGGCCGAGAAGGGCATCGACTGGCTGCGGCTGCACGCCAAGGGCCGCCCCGGGCACGGCTCGATGATGCACGACGACAACGCCGTCACCGCCCTGGCCGAGGCCGTGGCCCGGATCGGCCGGCACCGCTTCCCGGTGGTGGTCACCGACACCGTACGGGCCTTCCTGGAGGAGGTCTCCGACGTGCTCGGCGTCGAGCTGGACCCGGAGGACCCGGAGGCGGCGATCGCCAAGCTCGGCCCGATCGCCAACATCATCGGCGCGACCATCCGCAACACGGCCAACCCGACCCGGTTGAACGCCGGCTACAAGGACAACGTCATTCCCGGCCGGGCCACCGCCACCATCGACTGCCGCAGCCTGCCCGGCCAGTCGGAGCTGCTGGAGCGGCAGCTGCGCGAACTGGTCGGCCCGGACATCGCCATCGAGTACGTCCAGCGGCAGCCGGCGCTGGAGACGACCTTCGACGGCGATCTGGTCGAGGCCATGTCGGCGGCGCTGCGGGCCGAGGACCCGGGAGCGCGGCCGGTGCCGTACATGCTCTCCGGTGGCACCGACGCCAAGGCGTTCTCCCAGCTCGGCATCCGCTGTTTCGGGTTCGCCCCGCTGCGACTGCCCGCCGATCTGAACTTCTCCGCGTTGTTCCATGGCATCGACGAGCGGGTTCCGGTGGACGGACTACAGTTCGGCGTGCGGGTGCTCGACCGGTTCCTCCGCACCTGCTAG
- a CDS encoding hemerythrin domain-containing protein encodes MSAVPLPPLPPTPEEGYRPGGRSIADIVDREHQQLLALLAQLNGPDATPQEGLPVLTAALSRHLSAEEQYLLPAVRSALPDVAERVDAEINADAALLATLKGLTDETLTEVAARVRRHVEGVGGLVAELRAVATEEELIRLGNRLEIAEEAAPTRPHPGTPATPPWNRIVEPAVGVVDKVLDAVTRRPTYLADLPEPPRD; translated from the coding sequence ATGTCCGCCGTTCCCCTGCCGCCACTGCCGCCCACGCCCGAGGAGGGCTACCGGCCCGGTGGGCGCAGCATCGCCGACATCGTGGACCGGGAGCACCAGCAACTGCTGGCGCTGCTGGCCCAGTTGAACGGCCCCGACGCCACGCCGCAGGAGGGGCTGCCCGTGCTCACCGCCGCGCTGTCGCGGCACCTCTCCGCCGAGGAGCAGTACCTGCTGCCGGCGGTGCGGTCCGCGCTGCCCGACGTAGCCGAGCGGGTGGACGCCGAGATCAACGCCGACGCCGCGCTGTTGGCCACCCTCAAGGGGTTGACCGACGAGACGCTGACCGAGGTCGCCGCGCGGGTCCGCCGGCACGTCGAGGGCGTGGGCGGTCTCGTTGCCGAGCTGCGCGCGGTGGCCACCGAGGAGGAGCTGATCCGGCTGGGCAACCGGCTGGAGATCGCCGAGGAGGCGGCGCCGACCCGGCCCCACCCGGGCACCCCGGCCACCCCGCCGTGGAACCGGATCGTCGAGCCGGCGGTCGGGGTGGTGGACAAAGTCCTCGACGCGGTGACCCGGCGACCGACGTACCTGGCGGACCTGCCGGAGCCACCTCGCGACTGA
- a CDS encoding LysR family transcriptional regulator — protein sequence MNLELRHLRVVCAIAETGSVTKAASALGLAQPALTAQLQRIERTLGGPLFDRDRRGARPTALGELVLARARVLLPAMKGLQDEAARLAGAAEAPRWYRFGGVNSPILGRLVHRLAAEQPPAQITTYASWSVDELAQLVAGGRLDFALTGVCGDAVPSAESGLSWREVAVDPVLVLLPETHPLAERDEVRLVDLRHEQWVAAPGDGCFGDCFAAACARAGFTPRKLYETDVRGCVDLVDAGEAVALCQATFRPVAGLVTRRLAGIPLRWRLLLGWHPDSPAAQGAELVLETAKAAYTDSLAPHPAYLAWQLRNPGFGVRQPSGV from the coding sequence ATGAACCTGGAGCTGCGACACCTGCGGGTGGTCTGCGCGATCGCGGAGACGGGGAGCGTGACCAAGGCGGCGTCGGCGCTCGGCCTGGCCCAGCCGGCGCTCACCGCCCAGCTCCAGCGAATCGAGCGGACACTGGGCGGGCCACTGTTCGACCGGGACCGGCGCGGTGCCCGGCCCACCGCGCTCGGTGAGCTGGTGCTGGCCCGCGCCCGGGTGCTGCTGCCGGCGATGAAGGGCCTGCAGGATGAGGCGGCCCGGCTGGCCGGTGCCGCTGAGGCGCCCCGCTGGTACCGGTTCGGCGGGGTGAACAGCCCGATCCTGGGGCGGTTGGTGCACCGACTGGCCGCCGAGCAGCCACCCGCGCAGATCACCACGTACGCCTCCTGGTCGGTGGACGAGTTGGCGCAGCTGGTGGCCGGCGGCCGGCTGGACTTCGCGCTCACCGGGGTGTGCGGCGACGCCGTCCCGTCGGCCGAGTCCGGGCTGAGCTGGCGGGAGGTGGCCGTCGACCCCGTGCTGGTGCTGCTGCCGGAGACCCACCCGCTCGCGGAGCGCGACGAGGTGCGCCTGGTGGACCTGCGCCACGAGCAGTGGGTGGCCGCGCCGGGCGACGGCTGTTTCGGCGACTGCTTCGCCGCCGCCTGCGCCCGTGCCGGCTTCACCCCCCGCAAGCTGTACGAGACCGACGTGCGCGGCTGCGTGGACCTGGTGGACGCCGGCGAGGCGGTGGCGCTCTGCCAGGCGACGTTCCGCCCGGTGGCGGGGCTGGTCACCCGCAGGCTGGCCGGGATACCGCTGCGCTGGCGGCTGCTGCTGGGCTGGCACCCGGACTCCCCCGCCGCCCAGGGCGCCGAGCTGGTGCTGGAGACGGCCAAGGCGGCGTACACCGACTCGCTGGCCCCGCATCCCGCCTACCTGGCCTGGCAGCTGCGCAATCCCGGGTTCGGCGTCCGGCAGCCCAGCGGGGTGTGA
- a CDS encoding DUF3140 domain-containing protein, translating into MVREARLDPEVEVLWEDFHAEVNVPSEQLRTWLLTRGSGEESFGSNPDLDLPQPGREILKVLNKRKVDLTPEDIEVMREAIDRIRGLMDAKPPRGNADDDWRHSLLDLGHDPLVER; encoded by the coding sequence ATGGTACGCGAGGCTCGGCTCGACCCCGAGGTGGAAGTGCTCTGGGAGGACTTCCACGCCGAGGTCAACGTTCCGTCGGAGCAGCTGCGCACCTGGCTGCTGACCCGGGGTTCCGGCGAGGAGTCGTTCGGGTCGAACCCGGACCTCGACCTGCCACAGCCGGGTCGGGAGATCCTCAAGGTGCTGAACAAGCGCAAGGTCGACCTCACACCGGAGGACATCGAGGTGATGCGGGAGGCGATCGACCGGATCCGCGGCCTGATGGACGCGAAGCCACCGCGCGGCAACGCCGACGACGACTGGCGGCACTCCCTGCTCGACCTGGGCCACGACCCCCTCGTCGAACGCTGA